From Apium graveolens cultivar Ventura chromosome 9, ASM990537v1, whole genome shotgun sequence, the proteins below share one genomic window:
- the LOC141684027 gene encoding uncharacterized protein LOC141684027 encodes MDKFINRLRNLDAYPKINEDFYNRSISGGVITLISSIIMLLLFFSEFRLYLHTVTETKLVVDTSRGEQLHIHFDVTFPAIPCSLLSIDAMDISGEQHLDIRHDINKKRIDASGDVIEIRPDGIGHTKVEKPLQRHGGRLEKDEKYCGSCFGAEMSEEDCCNSCEEVREAYRKRGWGVTNTDLIDQCKREDFIQKIKEEQGEGCNIEGTLEVNKVAGNFHFAPGKSFHQANFHVLELLAFQMDNYNITHRINKLSFGKYYPGNVNPLDGVAWIQGTEHGTYQYFLKVVPTIYKDIRGHTINSNQFSATEHFKSAEFGRSQSLPGVFFFYDLSPIKVTFNEEHASFLHFLTHICAIVGGIFTVAGIVDSFVYHGQKALKKKVEIGKYI; translated from the exons ATGGATAAATTTATTAACAGGCTTCGAAATTTAGATGCTTACCCTAAAATCAATGAAGATTTCTACAACCGTTCAATTTCTGGTGGTGTTATTACCCTTATTTCTTCCATTATCATGCTCTTGCTTTTCTTTTCTGAGTTCA GATTATATCTACACACAGTAACTGAGACAAAGCTTGTCGTAGATACTTCAAGGGGGGAACAGCTCCATATTCAT TTCGACGTTACTTTCCCTGCCATTCCATGTTCTTTGCTCAGTATTGATGCAATGGATATCAGTGGAGAACAACATCTTGACATA AGACATGATATAAACAAGAAAAGAATTGATGCCAGTGGTGATGTTATAGAAATCAGACCTGATGGAATTGGCCATACAAAG GTCGAGAAGCCTTTGCAGAGACATGGTGGCAGGCTTGAGAAAGATGAGAAATATTGTGGTTCATGCTTTGGTGCAGAAATG TCAGAAGAGGACTGTTGCAATTCATGTGAAGAAGTTCGTGAAGCCTATCGAAAGAGAGGCTGGGGCGTAACAAATACAGACTTAATTGACCAG TGCAAAAGAGAAGATTTTATCCAAAAGATCAAAGAAGAACAAGGCGAAGGATGCAATATTGAAGGAACTCTTGAGGTTAATAAAGTGGCTGGGAACTTCCATTTTGCTCCAGGAAAAAGCTTTCATCAGGCAAACTTTCATGTGCTTGAGTTATTGGCCTTTCAAATGGATAATTATAAT ATTACTCACCGAATCAACAAGTTATCATTTGGTAAATATTATCCTGGAAATGTTAATCCTCTTGATGG GGTGGCGTGGATTCAAGGCACGGAACATGGAACTTACCAGTATTTTCTAAAG GTGGTCCCTACTATATACAAGGATATCAGAGGGCACACTATTAATTCCAACCAG TTCTCTGCGACAGAGCATTTTAAAAGTGCTGAATTTGGCCGGTCTCAGTCCCTCCCTGGCGTCTTCTTTTTCTATGATCTTTCTCCAATAAAG GTGACTTTCAACGAAGAGCATGCATCCTTTTTGCACTTTCTGACGCATATCTGTGCAATAGTTGGAG GTATTTTCACAGTTGCGGGAATAGTAGATTCATTTGTGTACCATGGCCAAAAGGCGTTGAAGAAGAAAGTAGAAATCGGCAAATACATCTGA
- the LOC141687491 gene encoding putative CRM domain-containing protein At3g25440, chloroplastic, whose protein sequence is MLPKVSIRSFTARFSKLISSSPIKQRAVLNEYHSLGEFGPVFSSIGRSTQFARIYFPFSSQRRCIPYIPLPGAPCIQCQVRVLSGQRRNLVSCGDLFPLLHVRHFSNSLVELKTDNDVVKFSFGTQPANGRIRRKVKKTPRQEKMSKRAKLNELRFYRLKAKKKMNSPNPEVRIRYKLDKAKRKEEWLIEKLTKFNVPRVPDEPHDPEILTEEERFYLKRTGEKKKNYVPVGRRGVFGGVVLNMHLHWKNNETVKVVCKPCKPGQIHTYAEELARLSKGIVIDIKPNNTIIFFRGKNYVQPKVMSPPDTLSKAKALERYKFEQSLEHTSQFIEKLEHELEEYHKHLARYKEGKKEALQDTPSVPNT, encoded by the exons GGCAGTTCTGAATGAGTATCACAGTTTAGGTGAATTTGGTCCAGTATTCTCATCCATAGGCAGATCTACTCAGTTCGCTCGTATTTATTTTCCATTTAGCAGCCAGAGGAGGTGCATCCCCTATATACCTCTTCCTGGAGCACCCTGTATACAATGTCAGGTCAGAGTTTTGTCAGGGCAGAGACGCAATCTTGTATCGTGTGGGGATCTTTTTCCATTGCTACATGTTAGACATTTTAGCAATTCTTTAGTTGAGCTGAAGACAGATAATGATGTTGTTAAATTTAGTTTTGGTACACAACCTGCAAATGGTAGAATTCGAAGAAAAGTGAAAAAGACACCCCGGCAAGAAAAAATGTCCAAAAGGGCTAAACTGAATGAGCTTAGGTTTTATCGTTTGAAGGCGAAGAAAAAGATGAATTCTCCGAATCCAGAAGTCCGAATACGGTACAAACTTGACAAG GCCAAAAGGAAGGAAGAGTGGTTGATTGAGAAGTTAACAAAATTTAATGTACCTAGAGTACCAGATGAACCACATGATCCAGAAATTCTTACAGAAGAAGAGAGGTTTTACTTGAAGCGGACTGgtgaaaaaaagaaaaattatGTTCCGGTTGGGAGAAGAGGAGTATTTGGAGGTGTTGTTCTCAATATGCATCTCCACTGGAAAAATAATGAGACAGTGAAGGTAGTTTGCAAGCCATGTAAGCCAGGACAGATTCACACATATGCTGAAGAGCTTGCTCGACTGAGCAAAGGCATCGTGATTGACATAAAACCTAACAACACTATAATTTTCTTTCGCGGGAAGAACTACGTTCAGCCAAAAGTCATGTCACCTCCAGATACCTTGTCAAAAGCTAAG GCCTTGGAAAGGTATAAATTTGAGCAGTCCCTTGAGCATACAAGTCAATTCATTGAAAAACTGGAGCACGAGTTGGAAGAGTATCATAAGCACTTGGCTCGATATAAGGAAGGGAAGAAAGAGGCTCTGCAAGATACTCCTTCGGTGCCCAACACCTAA